The Atribacter laminatus genome contains the following window.
TTAAGAAAGAATTGTTACCAGGAAGCGATTCGGCTGGTCCGTGGGGTAATTCTTGGAACTTTACTCTGACCGGTCCGGGGACCAACCAGACCTTTAAAGTAGCAACTGGTGGACAGGAAGTCTTTGATTCCCTGACTCCCGGACAATACACCCTCACCGAGAATCCTGGCGCTTTCCAGTGTGTCTCGATCAGCGTTGATGGCAATCCCGATCTGTCGCCGGGGGATGGCTCAGTCACCTTCCCTTTAACGAGTGGAACCGAGGTCACGGTGATCTATTCTAACTATAAGAAGACAGAAAATATCCAAGATATATTAATTGTTGGACCATCATCTCCTGCCTCAGGAACTCTGGGCTATATTAAAGAAATCAGTAAAAGTAATGATTCATATTTTCAAGTACAGTATAAATTACTAGGTGGCAGTTATGGTTCAACTTATGAAGCTTGGTGTATCGATCGTTATGGAGAGATATCTATTTTTAAAGAATATCTGGTAAGGTTTTATCCTGCCGATAATTATTCAAATCCGTTAAATTTTATAAATGGTAATATAGAAGATATTTGGGGTTTTATTGATTTAGGTAATCAGGAAACTTACAGTATAACGAAAATTCAAAATCAAATTTGGTGGATTACAAATGGTTGGGGATCCAACGATTCATCGTTTGATGATGCCATACCGATGATTAAACAAGGTATTATTTGCGTTCCAATTCAATAATTATAAATAGAATCCTCCCGCCCAAATTTATCTTAAATATGGGCGGGAGGATAATTTAAGGTACTTGATAAATATCTTTTGTATATCACCCATAATCACTGCTGTCTAAAAATTATCCAAATTCATAAAACTACCTCTTATTTAATAATTATTTAAGACAGATACATAAGTCTTTTTAAAACCGATTTCCTCTTTTTTCCCCATTTGATGTTGTCCAATTTATGAAACTAAAAAGGAATTGCCGCCGATTTGGGAACAATCTCTAGAACCTCAAATAAGTGGTTGATCCAGGTCCAAAGATTCCAATATATAAAGAAATTAAAACGAAGGGAAGTTTCCAGAATAAAAGAGACTAGATAAGCGCTGATTGTAACTGGAAATACTTTAAAAGTTAGGATGGTGTTCATTGCTGTCCAAATCTGAATCAAAAGGGCAATACAACTGGTTCCTACCAAAGTCTTTATCTGAAAGATCTAGAAGAAGGTTTCAATCTGCCATCGGCCATTATAAATATTGGCAATGATAGTAGACGCAAGCTCCAGGTAGTTGGTAAAAAGAACTATGATTCGATTATTGTTGCGATCAACGACTTCATTACGCCCAGTCGGATTGATGGTAAAACAGTTTGTCATAATAAAAAAGAAAGGGAATGATTTTATTATAAAGGACGTTGCGATTATGTGGGGGTGGTTCGTTCTTCAATAATTCGAAATTTAGCATTGTCTTTTTATCTGATAACGAAATAAACACCAGTCTCGGTCTATAAGGCAAAGAGTTTATAGTCAAAATAACCCCGATCTATAGTTAAATTGAGCCTTTGGGAAAGGGAAGACCCCAAGAGACATTACACTCATGGACGAATCCTTCGATGATTAAAACAAAAACCGGAATATCCCCTTTATGGTCGAGGAAAAAGATGGAGCTTTATTGATCCCTTGATTTGGTTGGGTCAAGCCCAGTTATAGGAAGCGATATACAGGTCAATTATTGGGACATCCAGATTTAAGAGAATGATTCTTGAAGAAGAACTTTTTCTCCCCTTTCAGAGGGTGTGGCACTTTTCTAAAAGAGTACAGAAAATTTTTTAATAAAGCTCCCCCCCATGATCAATGTTCTTTAGAATAGACTTGAGTTGACCGGGGTAGATCGCTTCTTAGACTCTTAAGTGTTTTATTTCCCCCAGATAGGTCGTTAGTTCCGCACAGATTTCTCGTAAGGAGAGAGTTCGAAAGAATTGATAGAAAAATATAGGTAATAAACTGATCTCAGGAGCTAAGCCCTCTGGTTCTTTTTCAGATTTGGATTCTCTGATTATTCTTTCAAATTCATATTAATTAAAATTTTTTGTTTTTCCCCATTTTAATTACTCCTTACAAAGGAGTCTTTAATGATTGAGGAAAAGTACTCAAGATCATGATAGTCAAATGCTTCTCGTTTGATCACCTTAAACTTACTATTAATCCCCTCCAGCAAACTGGTATGAAGAGAATAGCTACAATGACTGTAAATGCATAAGTATAATCTTTGAACATTATAGCAAAGGCGATCACAGGTTTTGAGATGGCTCACATAAGCCATTGCACACCATTCTTCCAAGTTTTTCGAACCTGAGTAAGATTTTCCTTCCCAGAGTTCTTTGAAAGAATCTTTGAGAATATAAGCCAGGGACAGGTTTTGATTTAGTTCCATCTCTCTCTGGAGCCGGAGTATTTCTTGGGGAAGAAGATGCTCTTGGTTCTTCAAGAGCAGGTATTTACTTCCATTAACCACATTCTTTCCTACTTGTGTGCCTCCCTTGAATTCCTGCCGTTATACCCGATTGATGACTTTTCCAAAGGCCTTAACCAGATGAAACTGATTACAGGCTGTCTCAAGGACAATACTTTTTGATAGCCTTAATATAGGGGTCCCAGCTATCAATGGCGACCGGGCAACCCAAGTTTTTTTTGCTTTTCACTCAAAGAATCGAAAAAGGTTTTCAGAGTTGTCTATTTTCTCCCTTTTCCGATTTAGAGAACCTGGCTTGTTTCCGAATTGATAACGATGATTAAGTAATAATATCGTTTCTTGGCGGCCACTTCATCCACCTTTTGCGAAAACTTGTCTTGAAGATGTGCCTTTTGAATAGCTTAAACGATTTCCAATCTAGGTGAAGGTACCGGACTCTTTCTTTTATGGTTATGGCTGAAAAGAAAAACAATGTATTGAGCCAACCTTGTGGTGACTCGTTTCCCAGGGTTGAAACCATCAACCTTTTCAACGTTATTACTGCAGTTTGGGCATCAAGACCATTGAGATCTCTTACCAACCTTTCATGATAGGCATGAATCTTTTTCACTATTTACGGAAAGTGATAAAAGACTAAATCATACCGTTTATTACATCTGTCCAAAATAGCTTTTTTCTCATTGAAAGGGGAGTCCCAATCGGGTAGATTGGTAATTACGGATTAACAAAAAACTCGAAAGGTGGTCTCCCCCATGAATAAGTGTAGCAGTGTTTTTGGTCAAATTCTTCAGATATTTAATCGGTATGAATTTGAAAGAATGGTTAGTGAAACCCAATCTGAAAAAGGAAGCAAGGGTTTTAGTTCCTGGGATCAATTCGTTGCCATGCTTTTCTGTCAATTAGGCCAAGCCCATTCCCTCCGAGAGATCTGTGGAGGACTGGCGACTTGCCTGGGAAAAATAAAACACTTAGGAGTGAAAGGAGCTCCCCACCGGTCAACGCTGGCTTATTCATGAGAACATCGACCCTGGGAGCTCTACCAAAACATGTTTTATGCTTTGTTAGAAAAATGCCAATCTCTTACCAAGGGAAAGAAAAAATTCAGATTCAAGAACAAGCTTTTAAGTCTCGATGCTTCAACCATTGAACTTGAGTAGTACTCTCTTTGACTGGGCTCGGTTTCGGCAAACCAAAGGAGCGGTGAAGCTCCATCTCCTCCTTGATCACGAAGGCTACCTTCCCGTCTTTTCTACGATCAGTGAAGGCTGTGTTCATGAGGTCAATATAGCCCGAGAACTTTCCTTTCCCAAGGGTTCGATTTTAGCCATTGACCGAGGCTATACTGATTATTCCCTCTTTTCCCACTGGACCGACACTGGGGTTTACTTCGTTACCAGACAAAAAGACAATGCTAGCTACCGGGTGGTTGAAAAAAGACCGGTCCCTCAAAACCGTAACATCCTCAAAGATGAGATCATTCTCTTTACTGGTTATTATGCCAAGCAATACTATCCTAACCCTGTACGACGGATCGAAGTAGATGACCGCGACAACAACCGAGTGATTGTTTGTCTGACTAACCACTTCGATTTTGGAGTGACTCCCATTGCTCGAATCTATCAAGAACGCTAGCAGATTGAAACCTTCTTTAAAACCATCAAACAGAACTTAAAGATCAAGACCTTTGTGGGGACCAGCCAGAATGCTCTCTTCATTCAGATTTGGACAGCTCTCATCACCATCTTACTTTTAAAGTACCTCCAGTTCCAATCAACTCGGGCCTGGTCGCTTTCAACGCTGGTCGCTTTGCTTCGTTATAATCTCTTTACCTATCGGGGTTTGTGGGCTTGGATCAATCATCCCTTTGAGGTTCCAGTGCTCGTTCCAAATGTAACGGCAATCCCTATTCCTTTTCAATAATTTGGACAGCATCCAAAAAGGAGGAACCTGGTTTTGAAAAGGTGCATTAACCTGTCTTAAAGGCTGGTGTGATAAGGGGTGATTTTATGAATTTGGATTATTTTGGACAGCAGTGACCATTTATCTAAATGAAGAGTCAGGATTACTATCTTTTTTTCTTGATCATAAGGCTGTTTTGTTATCTTCACTCGACAAAAAACCAAAGAATGGATTTAAACTGTATTTGGAGCATCGCTTCGTCTTCCATGGATTGGCTTTGTTGATAATAATACTGTAGCCAGAAAAGCAAGTGGTATCCATTTTTGTTTCGCTTTTCTATCAATTATTTAGGATAAAAGAAGTAGAATTTTAAATCTAAAGAAAAAATACTACTCCACGCTTATTCATTGTGGAGCCCACCTTTTTTAATTTTTTGTTAATTTGTTATTATGAATCTTACCGATTTGAACTCCTAATTCAATAAGAAAAAAGCTATTTTGGACAAATATGTTCCATAATAAAAATTAAACTAATAACCTCGTGCGTATTCCGGATGAATCCGACTACCTTTTCCGTTTCATGCCGACCAGTGATTCCGGATGAATCCGACCATGAGTTCCAATTGATGCCGACCATTTTTAAGGAGAAAACGGAATCACACTCTCTCACATGATGAGCGCTGGATAACCACCAAGCGGTAAGGTATCCTCCCTTTAAGCAACAAACAAGGAGGAAAACAAAGTGCCGCAGAAAGGATTATCCATGCGAAAGATACGAGAAATTTTGAAATATCGGTATGAATACGATCACGGAATTCGAGCCATAGCTCGGCTTCTTCACCTCTCTCATAGTACGGTGCTCGAATATCTCCGTCGGGCCAGAGCCTGTGGTATCACTTGGCCGCTTCCCGAAGGAATGGATGATGAAACTCTGGAACGGATGTTGTTTCCAAAGAGACGCCGTTCAATCCCACAGCGCACTATGCCCGATATCACTTTCCTCTGTACTGAACTTGCGAAAAAGGGAATGACCTTGAGTTTACTCTGGGAAGAGTACAAAGCAACCCATCCTGACGGCTACCAGTATTCCCAGTTCTGTCATTGGTTCCATGAAAAAAGAAAAACCCTTGACTGTTCCTTCCGTCAGATACACCGTTTTGGAGAGAAGCTCTTCACCGATTTTGCCGGTCAAACTGTCCCCATTCAAGATCGTGTGACCGGGAGCACCCATCCTGTCCATATCTTTGTTGCGGTTCTCGGAGCGAGTAACTACACTTATGTAGAAGCTTTCGAACTAGAGGATCTCGCAAACTGGATTCACGCGCATCGCCATACTCTGGAATTTCTCCAGGGGGTTCCCGAGCTCATCGTTCCCGATAACACCCGCTGTGCAGTGAAGAAAGCCTCCCGCTATGATCCAGATCTAAAATCCCATTTTTTAGTGATTTTGCCGATCACTATGGGTGTACCATCTATCCCGCCCGAGTGAGAAAACCCAAAGACAAAGCGAAAGTGGAAAATGGGGTCCTCCTCGTTGAACGATGGATTTTAGCCCGTTTCCGTCATCACTCCTTTTTCCATCTGGCGGAACTCAACCAAAAAGTGAGCGAACTTCGCGATCAGCTCAATAGCCGACCGTTCCAGAAGATCAGTGGGAATCGCAAAGAACGATTCCTCCAGTTTGAACAAAGAACCCTTCATCCTCTTCCACCCACTCCCTATGAATTTCTCCAGATGGTGGTCGCGACCGTTCCTTCTGATTACCACGTCAGAGTTGATGGTCATTATTACAGCGTCCCCCACTCTCTAGTAGGGAGACGAGTCGATATCCGAGTGAGTCCTCAAACATGCGAAATCCTCGCTGGTGGAAGTCGGGTGGCTTCCCATGAACGCCGATTTGACGAAGGAGGGATGTCTACCATATCTACTCATCGCCCTCATGCTCACCAAGCCTATGTCTCCTGGACTTTAAAAAGCCCTCTGGGAATTTGCCGAATATATTGGCCCGGCAACAGTCTCCTTTTTACAGGCTATTGCTGAAACCCGCCACCCCCAGGAACTATTGCGGATTGGCTTGGGACTTGAAAAAGCTCGCCACCCAATATTCGCCAGAACGACTTACAAAAAGGATGTGAGCGGGCAACCCATATTCAAGTCACTTCTTATGCCAGTCTGGCCTCGATCTTAAAACGGGGTTGAGATCAGCAACCTTATCCCCGAAAGGAACATCGCTCCGATGCGGTGACATTTCATGAGAACCTCCGGGGGAAACACTATTATTCAATGAAAGGAGAATGAATCATGCTCTTAGTAAGCGACACTTGAAAAACTCACTGTTTTGAAACTCTTCGGAATGGTCACTGCCCTACAAGAGAGATGCCTCACCCAATGTGTCCCAACTCTCTTTTAAGGAACGACTCAGCCTTGCCGTCGATCGGGAATGGAATGAACGGGAAGGAAAGAAAATTAAAATTCGGCTTCGGGAAGCAAAACTCAAAATGAATGCTGCCATTGAAGATATTGATTTTCTCACTCCTATAGGGATTGGATCGAGGAATGGTTCTATCTCTGGCCACCTGTGAATGGATCACCGCTCATCATCATCTCCTCATCACTGGTCCCACTGGAGTGGGGAAAAGCTATCTGGCCAATGCCTTTGGGTATCAGGCCTGCCGGCTTGGGTATTCGGTGGTGAATTACCGGACCTCACGATTTCTCGATCTCGTGAGGGGAAGTCGCCTAGATGGTCGTTATCCCACCTTGGTACGGAAGATCCAAAAAATGAGACTCCTCATTCTCGATGAGTTCTGAATGGTCGATTTCACCCCCGATGATGCCCGGAATCTCTTTGATATCTTTTAAAGATCGGAATGGAACTGGTTCAATTTGCTTAGTGAGCCAAATCCCAATAGAGAATTGGTACGATACCATTCCCCTACCCACTATTGCCGATGCCATCATGGATCGGTTGATTCATAACTCATATCGAATTGAAATGCGAGGTGAATCGATGAGAAAAAAGAACACACATCTTGATTGATGCCGACCAGTTGTTTATGATTTTCTCATCCAGTGATTCTTTATTTTGAGGGATGGTCGACATCAGCGGAATGAGTGGTCGACATCGCCGGAATCTGCATCGTGCAATATATACTAAATAGTATGCAATTTTGTACCTTAAAAAAGCCATTTGAGACCTCAAACTGATTATTGAATATAATTATAATTTTATCAAGGCTGAATATCACAAGACCCAATATAATCATATATCATTTCTCAAAAATACTCCTTGAATTAACCTTTCAAGCTTGGTCTACTATACATCATGCTGGAAATGCTAACTTATTAACTTATAACATCGAAAACTGATTATAAAGTCGTCACTTTAAAAAGAGAATCTTTATAAAATCGAATAAACCATTTCTCCTGAATCTGGGTGTTACCAAATGGAAAAGATGCGAGCAAGCTTTCTTTCCTTTCGTTCAGGAAGCTTTCATTATTTTAGATTCCACTCGAAAGATCGAATACCTCACTCGAGGTCTAAGAATTAAATCGATTAGTCTGATTGGTAGAATTTAAAAAGTGAAACAATATTTGGGACTTTTTGAACCATTTTGGGTCTTTTGGTTGATTATTTTTCAATCATTACCACTCATAATATAGTCATAATATTTTAGAAAGGAGGAATTGAATTGTTCCCCCAAAAAGTAGTATCAACCCTACTAATTATAGCTTTAATTATTGGATTGATTATAAATTACTTAATTTTTTCACCAGCAGCTTTTGCTGAGATATACTCCGGACCAACGATCAGAGTTAGGGCAATAATCAAACCCTATATTAATATAACCATCAACTCACCAGTAACATTTCAATCGAATTTTCCTGATAATATACCTGTTGTTTTATTTGACTGTAATCAGGGACCTGGCACCTACTTGGCACTCTATCCATTAACCTTTAATATCGTTTCAAATCAAGGATTTCAATTGCAATTCGAAGCTTCTGAATTAAAAAATGTACAAAATCCCAATTATTCAATACCACTTGAACAGTTGTCTGTTTCTTTTAAAGATCAAAGTTCATCAATTAACACAAATACCAACACATTTTCATCATTTGAAAAGGGGAAGAAAATGGTTGTATTTGAAACTCCAATTGGAAAAATTTTCACCGCCGAATGTAATTTCCAATTAAATATAACACCTGAAAACAAAGCTGGGATTTATGATGGATCAATTTTTGTCGAAGTATTTACCTATTAATTACAAGTTTATTTGGCTTACTATTTTTTTCATTATAATTTTTCTGGGGGGAGAAGCTTCCCCGCAGATATCTTTTTATGTTTCTCCCCCACTTTTAGAAATCGATCAAGTTGGTGGTGGTCTAAGAAATTTTATCGTTGAAATTTCCAACACCGGACAGGAGAAAATCCAGGTAAAAACCATCTTTTCAGATCTTTTTTTTGACTCCGAAGGAAAAGTTCAGCTCATGCTAGAAGGGACCACTTCCTATTCTCTCACCTCGTGGATAACAACAAATATTGAAGAATTCACAGAATTAAATCCAGGAGAAATAAAGAAAATACCTCTTCAACTGAGAGTTCCCCGAGGAGAAAGAGGAGGACGCTATGGAGTTATTGTTTTTGAAGCCCTTCCCTCCACCATTCCTCAAGGTAAGGTTTCTCTTGGAATTCGCTCAGGAACTCTAGTTTTCCTTACCATTTCCCGCACCGAAGAAGTCAAAGGAACCATTGAAGATGTTATCTCCTCAACGGACGGTAAAGAATTCAAGGTCATTTTTAAAAATACAGGAAATGTTCACTACGAAACCGAAGGTAGTTTGATTATAAAAAGTGAAGACGGAAAAGTCCTTCATCGTATCCGCTTCCCTGAAGATAAACCTTCTATGATTCTTCCCCAGGGGAAAAGGGAGTTCATCGTTCTATGGGATAAAAGAGATCCTCTTTCAGAAGGAAAATATCTCCTTGAAGCTAGAGTATCTGCTTGGGTAGGAGATAGGATATTGAATTTGGATCGGAAAGAATTTACGGTTGAGTTAATTACATCATTAAATGAACAAAAAAATATTAATCTTTAATGTTTTCAGTTAGTTACAAGAAATAAATCTGCAAGCTTCCTTGCTTTCATACCTCATATCTCTCAAAATTTAAATTTAATTTTTTATAGTTTAATCCAGTATTTATAAATTTGTACACTCAAAAATATATCTTCAAATTAAATCCGATATAACCAACAAAATGCAATATAACTCGAATTGATCATTTATAAGAGATTTTTTATCATCCTAATTGGAAAAACTTTACTTACAAGGATCGCTTTGATGATGAGTGTCAATTGCTGGGGAGAAATAATCAGCCCTCATCCCCGCTGCTATCAAAAGTACGAGACACGGTACTAACTTGTGAAAACTGCCCCGATTCGATTTTCCTTTGCTTTCTCACTGTTAAGTTTTCACAAAAAAGAAAACCGGCTCTATCCAATGGATGCCTCCGTTGATGGACGAAGCAAAAGAGCTCGTCTTCGGAACGAATCACAAGAAAAAGCCCCTGATGTCTTCTTGAACCTCCTGGATGGAGCCTTGAAATACTGTCTGTTAGTTCATGCCATACTCTTTGATAGCTGGTTTAGTTTTCCAGCCCTCATCCGGAAATGTACTCATCGAGGATTATCAGTGGTGTGTATGCTCAAAAACACACCCAAGATTTACTACTCATTCGGTGGGAGGACCCTTTCGCTTTCCTCTCTTTTCACTAGAATTCCGAAAAGACCACAGGGGTCCGATGCTTGGATCTTGTGTGATTAATCTCAATTTGACTGGTAACCCCCTGTATGCCCGCATCGTCTTGGTCAGAAGTGAAAAACAAAAATCTCAATGGTTAGCACTTCTTTCAACTGATCTGTCTCTTTCTGAAGACGAGATCGTCACCCTCTATGGAAAGCGCTGGGATAAATGCCTTCTTCAAGATGGTGGAATCCTTCTTGAAACTCACTCGGGAATTCCAGGTTCGATCCTATGATGCCCTCGTATCTCATACCAGTATCGTCTTTATCCGCTCTATCATGCTCGAAGTCGTTGCCCGAAGGAACGCCGATCCCCGAACTTTTGGCGAGCTTTTCTATACTATTTATTATGAAATTCAGGAGATAACTCTTTTAGAAGCTTTGTCTTTACTTCTTTAACTTTCCAAACCAACCATGAAAGAGGTTTTCGTCCTTTCAGAAGAAAAAGTCAAAGAGCTACTCTTCTATTTTGTAAATAGTCTTCCAGCTTGGTTGAAAGGAAAAATGCTATTATTGGATAACGTATACTAAAGTTCGCAATTTCGCACCTTGAAAAAAGCCACCGGAGACTCCAAAATGAAGGTTGTACGAAACAAAAACTTCATCGAGGAGGAATATCCGATGGCTCAAAATAATCATACACCATTTCTCAAAAAAATGCTCCTTGAATTCATGACTGAACCTGATCCGCTTTATGCAATGCTCGAGTGGTTGACCAATGAACTCATGAAACTGGAAGCTC
Protein-coding sequences here:
- a CDS encoding DUF4372 domain-containing protein, whose amino-acid sequence is MNKCSSVFGQILQIFNRYEFERMVSETQSEKGSKGFSSWDQFVAMLFCQLGQAHSLREICGGLATCLGKIKHLGVKGAPHRSTLAYS
- a CDS encoding IS4 family transposase — protein: MNLSSTLFDWARFRQTKGAVKLHLLLDHEGYLPVFSTISEGCVHEVNIARELSFPKGSILAIDRGYTDYSLFSHWTDTGVYFVTRQKDNASYRVVEKRPVPQNRNILKDEIILFTGYYAKQYYPNPVRRIEVDDRDNNRVIVCLTNHFDFGVTPIARIYQER
- the istA gene encoding IS21 family transposase, with protein sequence MPQKGLSMRKIREILKYRYEYDHGIRAIARLLHLSHSTVLEYLRRARACGITWPLPEGMDDETLERMLFPKRRRSIPQRTMPDITFLCTELAKKGMTLSLLWEEYKATHPDGYQYSQFCHWFHEKRKTLDCSFRQIHRFGEKLFTDFAGQTVPIQDRVTGSTHPVHIFVAVLGASNYTYVEAFELEDLANWIHAHRHTLEFLQGVPELIVPDNTRCAVKKASRYDPDLKSHFLVILPITMGVPSIPPE
- a CDS encoding Mu transposase domain-containing protein — encoded protein: MENGVLLVERWILARFRHHSFFHLAELNQKVSELRDQLNSRPFQKISGNRKERFLQFEQRTLHPLPPTPYEFLQMVVATVPSDYHVRVDGHYYSVPHSLVGRRVDIRVSPQTCEILAGGSRVASHERRFDEGGMSTISTHRPHAHQAYVSWTLKSPLGICRIYWPGNSLLFTGYC
- a CDS encoding ATP-binding protein, with protein sequence MSQLSFKERLSLAVDREWNEREGKKIKIRLREAKLKMNAAIEDIDFLTPIGIGSRNGSISGHL
- a CDS encoding ATP-binding protein gives rise to the protein MVLSLATCEWITAHHHLLITGPTGVGKSYLANAFGYQACRLGYSVVNYRTSRFLDLVRGSRLDGRYPTLVRKIQKMRLLILDEF
- a CDS encoding ATP-binding protein, producing the protein MSSEWSISPPMMPGISLISFKDRNGTGSICLVSQIPIENWYDTIPLPTIADAIMDRLIHNSYRIEMRGESMRKKNTHLD